The Streptomyces noursei ATCC 11455 sequence CAACCGATCACGGGCGCCCGAGTTCCGCGCCATCACCCAAATAGATGGCAATCATTCTCCCGAAAAGACCTACTGCAGACCATCGGGCCCACAAAACCACGAGGATATTTCTCGGGTACTACGCAGCATTTTCACCGGCATGCCAATGCCCAGGCAGCCCCATCATCTCGCGAGGGCATTGGCATGCATCCCTCCACACGCCATTCCTAACGAGTCGACGGAACCGCATAAGGTCACGAGCGAATAACAATTACCGGCCGGTCGGGCGATAAAAATGAAAAATCCGGGCCGCCCAGACTCGAAAAATCTGGGCGGCCCGGTTGTTCCTCGGCCGATCAGCGGCGGTTGTGCTTGCCGTTCCCGGAGAGGATCGGGATGTCGTCCAGGATGTGCGACAGCGGCTCGTCACCCTTGGCCTGGGTCGAGTTCTCGGTGCACTGCTGGTTCTGCGGCGACGACAGGACGTTGATGTCCTGCACGGTGACCGGGATGCCGCCGACCAGCGAGCCGAGGTTCAGCTTGGCCGGCAGACCGACGCAGGGCTTGTTGAGCGAGCCCTGGATCAGGCCGATCTGCGGGCTCATGTAGCCGTACGTCGTCGAGTTGCCGAAGACCTGCTTCGCGCCGTTGCCGTTGACGGTCGACGTCCCGTGCCGGTTGCCCGCGGCCATCGCGTGGGGAGCGGCGGCCGCGGCCACCCCGA is a genomic window containing:
- a CDS encoding rodlin is translated as MIKKTLATAAAAASIVGVAAAAAPHAMAAGNRHGTSTVNGNGAKQVFGNSTTYGYMSPQIGLIQGSLNKPCVGLPAKLNLGSLVGGIPVTVQDINVLSSPQNQQCTENSTQAKGDEPLSHILDDIPILSGNGKHNRR